Part of the Sphingomonas morindae genome, AGATCGGCGGCGATGGCCGCATGACGCTGCGCGCCGGCGCCGGGCTCGTCGCGACCGGCGACGCCGCCTCGGCCGATACCGCCGCGCTCGAGCCCGCGCCCGATGTGCCCGCCGCCGCCGTGACGCTGGTGAGCCCGCCGGCGGCGCCCGCCGCCTTCCAGGCGCCGCTCTCGCAGGCCGCCGATCAGGCCGGGCTCAGCCCCGCCCTGCTCGCCGCGCTGGTATGGCAGGAGAGCCGCTGGCAGCCGGCGGCGCGCTCCCCCAAGGGCGCGGTCGGGCTCACCCAGCTGATGCCGGGCACCGCGCGCGCGCTTTCGGTGGATCCGGCCGACGCGCGCGCCAGCCTGGCCGGCGGCGCCCGCTATCTGCGGCGGCTGCTCGACCGCTTCGACGGCAATGTCGAGCGTGCGCTCGCCGCCTATAATGCCGGGCCCGGCCGCGTGCCGCGCGGCGCCGGCCTGCCCGCCATCGCCGAGACGCGCGCCTATGTCGCCGCGATCCTCGATCAGCTCGGCGCCTCCGCTTCCCTCGTCCGTGCAGGAGTGACACCATGACAGACGCACGCCCCACCCGTCGCCGCTCGCCGGAGTGGCGGGCATGATCCGGCTCAAGCGCAAACTGCTGCTCTGGCTCGCCGGCGTCGCCGCGCCGGGGATCGCCGCCGCCCAGGGCCCCGCCGGCGATCCCGCCGGGTCCGGGCCGATCGTCGCCGCGCTCGGCTGGCTCCAGGGCACGCTGCTCGGCAATGTCGCGACCGCGGTGGCGGTGATCGCGGTCGCCATGGTCGGCTTCATGATGCTCACCGGGCGCCTCAACTGGCGGTTCGGCGCGACGGTGATCGTCGGATGCTTCGTGCTGTTCGGCGCGAGCGCGATCGTCACCGGCATCCAGTCGACCGCAATGGTGGCGCGCTGATGCAGCGCACCCCGGTCTTCCGCGCGCTGACCCGGCCACAGATGTTCGCCGGGGTGACCTACAGTTTTTTCGTGCTCAACGCGGCGGTGACGACCGAGGCCTTTCTGGTGACGCGGAGCTTCCTCGCGCTGCCGGCGGCGCTGCTGATCCATGGCGCCGGCTATCTCGCATCGATGCGCGAGCCGCGCATCTTCGATCTGTGGCTGACCAAGGTCAGCCGCACGCCGCGGGTGCGCAATTGGAAGCGCTGGGGCTGCAACAGCTACGCGCCCTGAGCCCTGTTCGAGGAGACCGGTGATGGCGAAGTGGAAAGGCGTGGCGGCATGGGGGCGGAGCGAGGCCCGCGCCGGCGACCGCCTGCCCTATGCGCGCCACCTCGATGCGCACGCGCTGCTGCTGCGCGACGGCGCGGTGCTGCGCATGATCCAGGTGCCGGGCCTCGCCTTCGAGACCGAGGATGGCGAGGCGCTCGATCATCATCTCGGCGTGCGCGAGGTGATGCTGCGCGCCGCGCTCGACGCGCGTTTCGTGCTCTACCATCATGTCGTGCGGCGGCGCGTGTCGGTGCGGCTCGATCAGGGGATCGCGCGGCCCTTCCCGGCGCTGCTCAACCAGCGCTGGCAGCAGCGGCTCGACGATCGCCACCTGTTCGTCAACGAGCAGGTGCTGACGGTGGTGCGCCGGCCGGCGCGCGGCAAGACCGGCTGGCCCGAGCGGCTGCGGCGCGGCCTTGGCGGCGCGCGCGGCACGGTCGATCCGGCCGATCTGCGCGCGCTCGACGCCGCCACCGGCGCGCTGCTCGCCGGGCTGGAAGCCTATGGCGCGCGGCTGCTCGGCACCTATGAGGGCGCCGGCGGCACCTGCTCGGAGCCGCTCGAGATGCTCTCCACCCTGTACAATGGCGAGACCCGGCCGGTGCTGCTGCCCGACGAGGCGGTCGATGCCGGGCAGCATCTGCCCTATGCGCGGGTGAGCTTCGGCCTCGACGCGATCGAGACGCGGCGCGCCGGCGGCCGCGATTTCGCCGCCATGCTCTCGCTCAAGGACTATCCCGACGCGACCCGCGCCGGGATCATCGACGGCGTGATGCGACTGCCCTGCGAGCTGGTGCTGACCGAAAGCTTCGCGCCGGCGGATCGCCAGGTGGCGCGCGAGCGCATCGATCTCGCGCTTCGCCGGCTGCGCGCCGCCGACGAGGAAGCGGGCGCGGAGCGGCGCGAGATGCTGGCGGCGCGCGACGCGCTCGGCGCCGGCCAGGTCGGCTTTGGCGATCATCATCTCTCGGTGCTGGTGCGCGCGCCCGATCTCCCCGCGCTGGATGGCGCCATGGCCGCCGCCGCCGCCGCGCTCGCCGATCTGGGCGCGGTCGCGGTGCGCGAGGACATCAATCTGGAGCCGTGCTTCTGGGGGCAGTTTCCCGGCAACGAGAATTATCTGGTCCGCCGCGCGCTGATCTCGACCGGCAATGCCGCGGGCTTTCTCTCGCTGCACGGCATGCCGATCGGCCGCGCCGAGGGCAATCACTGGGGCGAGGCGGTGACGGTGTTCGAGACCACCGCCGCCACCCCCTATTTCTTCAATTTCCACGAGGGCGATCTCGGCAATTTCACGGTGATCGGGCCGTCCGGCTCGGGCAAGACGGTCGTGCTCAACTTCCTCGCCGCGCAGGCGCAGCGTTTCTCGCCCCGCACCATCCTGTTCGACAAGGATCGCGGCGCCGAGATTTTCCTGCGGGCGTGCGACGGCTATTACAGCCGGCTGCTGCCCGGCGAGCCGACCGGCTTCAACCCGCTGCACCTGCCCGATAGCGCGCGCAACCGCGCCTTTCTGCGCGACTGGCTGGGCGTGCTCTTGGCGGTGACGGGGCCGGAGGAGACGGCGACCGTGGCGGCCGCGGTGGATGCGGTGATGGAGGCCGATCCCGCCTTCCGCCGCCTGCGCCATTTCCGCGAACTGCTCGGCGGCGGTCGCCGGCCCGAACCGGGCGATCTGGCGGCGCGGCTCGATCCGTGGATCGGCGGCGGCGAACATGGCTGGCTGTTCGACAATGCCGCCGACGAACTCGATCTCAGCGCGATCACGATCGGCTTCGACATGACCGCGCTGCTCGATACGCCGGCGCTGCGGACGCCGGCGATGATGTATCTGTTCCACCGCATCGAGGAGCGGCTCGACGGCACGCCGACGATGCTGCTGATCGACGAGGGCTGGAAAGCGCTCGACGACGCGGTGTTCGCCGCGCGCATCCGCGACTGGCTGAAGACGCTGCGCAAGCGCAACGCGCTGGTCGGCTTCGCGACGCAATCGGCGCGCGACGCGCTCGACAGCCGCATCGCGAGCGCGATCGTCGAGCAGACGGCGACCATGATCTTCACCCCCAATCCCAAGGCGCGGCCGGAGGATTATTGCGACGGCTTCGGACTTTCGCCGCACGAGCTGGACCTGATCCGGCAGCTTCCGGCGCATAGCCGCTGCTTCCTGATCCGCCATGCCAACCATTCGGTGGTGGCGCGGCTCGATCTCGCCGGCCAGCCCGATCTGCTCGCCATCCTGTCCGGCCGCGAGGCGACGGTGCGCCGGCTGGATGGGCTGCGCGCCCGCCATGGCGATGATCCCGCCGCCTGGTTCCCCCACCTGACGGGCACGCCCTGGCCGGGCGAGACGGCGGTGCCGCCCTTCTACGCCGAGGCGGCGGAATGAGCGTCTGTCCGGCCTTCGGCGCGGGCGCCACCGGCATGGCGGCGGCGCTGCGCGCGATCGACTGCCGCACCGGCGAGGCGACCGCCTACGCCTTTGGCCGGCTGTTCGGCGCCGATGGCCGGCTGATGCCGGTGCTGACCGCCTGTCTGACGCTCTATGTCGCCTTCTTCGCCATGGCGCTGCTCACCGGCCGTACCCGGCTCGGCGTCGCCGCGCTGACCCCGCGCATGCTGACGCTCGGCCTGGTGCTCACCTTCGCCACCTCCTGGGCCGCCTATCAGAATGTGATCTGGGCGCTGGCGAGCGGCGCCGGCGATCAGGTCGCGAGCCTGTTGATGGGCACGCGCGGCTCGGCCACGATCGCGTTCGCCGATCGGCTCGACCAGCTGTTCGCGACGCTGGCCGAGGCCGCCCACCAGGCCGGCACCCCGGCCGCCGCCACCGACACCGGCATCACCCCCGCCGCCGCCACGGTCCACGGCTTCTCGGCCGCGACGGCGCTGTGGCTATGCGCGATCCTGCTCATGCTCGGGACCGCCGGCGTGCTCGTCACCGCCAAGATCGCGCTCGCCGCGCTGCTGGCGATCGGGCCCCTGTTCGTGCTGCTCGCGCTGTTCGGCGGCACGCGCGGCCTGTTCGAGGGCTGGCTCAAGGCGGTGGCGCTGTTCGCGCTGGTGCCGCCGCTGGCGGTGCTGATCGGCGGCGGCGCGCTGTCCGCGCTGAGCCCGCTGGTGGCGGACATCGCCGCGGCGGGCGCCCAGCCGGCGCCGCGCGAGGTCGCCGTGCTGTTCCTCGGCGTCTGCGTCTATGGCGTGCTGATGCTGATGGTGCTCAAGACGGCGACGACGATCATCGCCGGCTGGCGCCTGCCCGGCGCCGCCGCGCCCGGTGCGCGCGGCGAGGCACCGGGCGCCGCCGGCCTCGCTTCCGCCCCGGCGCCGGCGGCGCTCGCGCCCGCTCCGGCGGCGGCGGCCGGCGACGATCGCATCCGGCGGATGCTGGCCGCGCTGCCGGCTCCCGTGGATGGGACCGCCGCATCGCCCGGCGCCGGCGGCGGCGGCCGGGCGACGGTGACGCGGATCGTCGCCAGCGGCGGCGAGGCCGCGCGCCCGCTCCACCCCCAGGACCGCCGCGGCGACCGCATCGGCAGCCGCTTCCGCGCCCCGCCCGCTTCGCTTCCCAAGGGACATGTCTCATGACCGCGCCCCGTATGCTCTTCGCCCTCGGTCTGGCCGCCTCGGCGCCCGCCTGGGCCGATCCGCGCATCGCGACCCATTTCTACCAGCCCAGCGAGGTGGTGGTGATCCATGGGCGGGGCGACACCCAGTCGACCATCGCCTTCGCGCCCGACGAGCGGATCGAGAACGTCGCGGTGGGGGACAGTGTCGGCTGGCAGGTCGCGCCGAACAAGCGCGCCGACCTGCTCTTCCTCAAGCCGACCCGGCCCGGCGCGCGCACCAACATGACGGTGGTGACCGACCAGCGCACCTATTTGTTCGATCTGGTCGCGGCACCGCGCCAGCCGCCGCTCTACATGCTGCGCTTCACCTATCCCGCGCCGCCGCCCCGCCCCGCGCCCCCGGTCGTGGCGGCGCCGACGCCGGCCGCGCCCGCCGTCGCCGCGGTGGCGCCGCCGCCCGATCCCGCGACCTTCGATTTCGCCTGGACGATGCGCGGCGACCGCGCGCTGCTGCCCGCGCGCCTGTTCGACGATGGCCGCTCGACCTATCTCGCCTGGCCGCGCGATACGCCGCTGCCCGCCATTCTCACCGCCGACGAGCGTGGCGGCGAGGGGCCGGTCAACTACACCACGCGCGGCGACGTCATCATCGTCGACGGCGTTCCGGCGCGGCTCGTGCTGCGCGCCGGCCGCAAGATGGCGACGCTGACACCGCAACGGTCCGATCCGCCCGGCGATGCCGGCGTCGCCGCACCGCCGCCCGGCGCGCGCGTGGCGATGAACCCGCCCGGCCCCGGCCGCCCCTTCGCCCATGTCCTGGATGGCCGGCCATGATCAGCCCCACCCCCACCCGCCTCGTGCTCCAGCCGATCGGCGAGGACGATCCGCGCACCATGCTCGACGATCGGGCGCTGGTGCGCGCCAGCACCAACGCCTTTCCGATCGTGGCGCGGCACCAGCGCCGGCGCGATTCGGCGGGGCTGCTGGCCGGCGGCGGCGGCGCGCTGCTGCTGGGGCTGCTGACCTTCTGGTCGATGAGCGGTCACCGCCACCCCGCGCCCCCGCCGGCGCCGCCGCGCGCGCTGCCGGCGGCGGCGCCGCTCGCCCCGTCTTTTGCCCCGCCGCCGCCGGCGGTGGAGGCGGCGCCGCGCGGCCTGCTGATGCCAGCGGTGCCGCCCATGTCGCCGGCGCCGCTGACCCCGCCGGCGCCGGCGCCGCTGCTGGTGTTCGATGCGGGCGCACCGCTCCCCGCGACGACGCCGGGCGCGCCCGCGCATGCCGCGACCTCGCCGCTCGCGCCGGGCGGCGGCGAGAATGACCAGTTCGCCGCGCGCGTCGGCGGCACCGCCGAGACCGCGACCGCCCAGCCGCTCGCCAACCCCGCCACCACCGTGACGCAGGGCACGCTGATCCCGGCCGTGCTCGAGACCGCGATCGACACCGATCTGCCCGGCTATGTGCGCGCGGTGGTGAGCCGCGACGTCAAGTCCTTCGATGGCAGCCAGGTGCTGATCCCGCGATCGTCGCGGCTGATCGGTCAGTATAAATCGGGCCTGTCGGCGGGCCAGTCGCGCGCCTATGTGATCTGGTCGCGTCTGATCCGGCCCGATGGCGCGTCGGTCGCGCTGGGTTCGCCCGCGGTCGATTTCAGCGGCACCTCGGGCCTGGCCGGCAAGGTGAACAGCCATTTCATGCAGCGTTTCGGCGCCGCCGCGCTGCTGACCGTGATCGGCGGCCTGTCGGCGGTGGGGAGCCCGGCGGTGGTGCTGTCCGGCGGCACCAGCGCCGCCGGGGTCGCGGCGCAGGGCACCAGCCAGATCCCGCCCACGGTGCGCGTCGCCCAGGGCCAGCCGATCCGCGTCTTCACCGCCCGCGACCTCGATTTCTCGACGGTGGCGACGGCGCCCGCGGGCGATCCGTCATGACCGCGCCGCTCCGCGCGGTCGATGGCTCGGGCGTCTTTCTCGATGCCTATCTCGCGCCGTTCCGGCCCTGGCTGGAGCGCGAGGATGTCACCGAGATCCTCGTCAACCGGCCCGGCGAGGCCTGGATCGAGGCGGCCGGCGCGCCCGACATGCTCCGCGTCGCGCTGCCCGAGATCGATGACCGCCATCTCCAGCGGCTCGCCGAGCAGGTCGCGCGGGTGAGCCATCAGGGCGTCAATCGCGGATCGCCGCTGCTCGGCGCGACCATGCCCGACGGCGCGCGCGTGCAATTCGTCGCGCCGACCGCGACCCGCGCGCATTGGGCGATGGCGATCCGCCGGCACCGGATGGTCGAGCTGCCGCTCGATGCCTATGCGCAAGGCGCGCTCGCGGCGATCGCCGCGCCGACGCCGCCCGATCCGCAGGACGATCCGATCGGCTATCTTCGCCACGCGGTGCAGACCCGCCAGACGATCCTGGTGAGCGGCGGCACCTCGACCGGCAAGACGACCTTTCTCAACGCCCTGCTCGCCGAGGTGCCGGCCCGCGAACGGGTGATCCTGGTCGAGGACACGCCCGAGATCCGGCTGCGCAGCGCCAACGGCCTGGGGCTCGTGGCGGTGAAGGGCGATCTGGGCGAGGCGCGGGTGACGACCGAGGATCTGCTCCAGGCCGCGCTCCGGCTGCGGCCGGATCGCATCGTGCTCGGCGAGATCCGTGGCCGCGAGGCGGTGAGCTTCCTGCGCGCGATCAACACCGGCCATCCCGGCTCCTTCACCACCATCCACGCCAATTCGGCCGAGGGCGCGCTGGAGCAGCTGGCGCTGATGGTGATGCAGGCCGGGCTCGGCCTGGGGCGGGCGGATACGCTCGCCTATGCGCGATCGATGATCGATCTCGTCGTGCAGCTCGATCGCGCCGGCGGCCGGCGCCGGATCGCCGCGATCACGCCCACCAGGGACCGGCCCGGGCCGCCCTGACCATTCCCCGCTCGATCACCCGGAAGAAAGGGACCTCTCCCATGCGTGGCATATTCATCGCCGGCCTGTTCTCGACGCTGCTGATCCCGGCCGCGGCCGACGCCCAGCTCGCCCGCTTTCGCGGCTTCCGCATCGAGGGCAATATCGGCGCCGACCGCTTCAAGGCGGAAGGCGATAAGAACACCAAGCTCGGCTATGGCGGCGCCGCCGGCTTTGACGGCGTGCTCGCCGACAAGATCGTGGTCGGCGTGGAAGGCAGCTATTGGCGGCCCAACAAGGGCACGCGCGATTGCGCCAGCTTCGGCGGCGGCACGCTCTGCCAGAGCTCCTCGCACGAACTCGGCGCGGCGGTGCGGGTCGGCTATCTGATCACGCCCGCGCTCCTCGTCTTCGGCAAGGGCGGCTATGTGAACGACACGCAGCGCAACAGCTTCGCGGCCGACAACGGCCTCTTCTATGTCAATGGCGCGATCGTCGGCCCGGGCTATGCCGCGCGCACC contains:
- a CDS encoding lytic transglycosylase domain-containing protein, producing MIRAPRPAIALSLALALGATAARADVFEIGGDGRMTLRAGAGLVATGDAASADTAALEPAPDVPAAAVTLVSPPAAPAAFQAPLSQAADQAGLSPALLAALVWQESRWQPAARSPKGAVGLTQLMPGTARALSVDPADARASLAGGARYLRRLLDRFDGNVERALAAYNAGPGRVPRGAGLPAIAETRAYVAAILDQLGASASLVRAGVTP
- a CDS encoding TrbC/VirB2 family protein, whose protein sequence is MIRLKRKLLLWLAGVAAPGIAAAQGPAGDPAGSGPIVAALGWLQGTLLGNVATAVAVIAVAMVGFMMLTGRLNWRFGATVIVGCFVLFGASAIVTGIQSTAMVAR
- a CDS encoding type IV secretion system protein VirB3, which produces MQRTPVFRALTRPQMFAGVTYSFFVLNAAVTTEAFLVTRSFLALPAALLIHGAGYLASMREPRIFDLWLTKVSRTPRVRNWKRWGCNSYAP
- a CDS encoding VirB4 family type IV secretion/conjugal transfer ATPase, giving the protein MAKWKGVAAWGRSEARAGDRLPYARHLDAHALLLRDGAVLRMIQVPGLAFETEDGEALDHHLGVREVMLRAALDARFVLYHHVVRRRVSVRLDQGIARPFPALLNQRWQQRLDDRHLFVNEQVLTVVRRPARGKTGWPERLRRGLGGARGTVDPADLRALDAATGALLAGLEAYGARLLGTYEGAGGTCSEPLEMLSTLYNGETRPVLLPDEAVDAGQHLPYARVSFGLDAIETRRAGGRDFAAMLSLKDYPDATRAGIIDGVMRLPCELVLTESFAPADRQVARERIDLALRRLRAADEEAGAERREMLAARDALGAGQVGFGDHHLSVLVRAPDLPALDGAMAAAAAALADLGAVAVREDINLEPCFWGQFPGNENYLVRRALISTGNAAGFLSLHGMPIGRAEGNHWGEAVTVFETTAATPYFFNFHEGDLGNFTVIGPSGSGKTVVLNFLAAQAQRFSPRTILFDKDRGAEIFLRACDGYYSRLLPGEPTGFNPLHLPDSARNRAFLRDWLGVLLAVTGPEETATVAAAVDAVMEADPAFRRLRHFRELLGGGRRPEPGDLAARLDPWIGGGEHGWLFDNAADELDLSAITIGFDMTALLDTPALRTPAMMYLFHRIEERLDGTPTMLLIDEGWKALDDAVFAARIRDWLKTLRKRNALVGFATQSARDALDSRIASAIVEQTATMIFTPNPKARPEDYCDGFGLSPHELDLIRQLPAHSRCFLIRHANHSVVARLDLAGQPDLLAILSGREATVRRLDGLRARHGDDPAAWFPHLTGTPWPGETAVPPFYAEAAE
- a CDS encoding type IV secretion system protein — its product is MSVCPAFGAGATGMAAALRAIDCRTGEATAYAFGRLFGADGRLMPVLTACLTLYVAFFAMALLTGRTRLGVAALTPRMLTLGLVLTFATSWAAYQNVIWALASGAGDQVASLLMGTRGSATIAFADRLDQLFATLAEAAHQAGTPAAATDTGITPAAATVHGFSAATALWLCAILLMLGTAGVLVTAKIALAALLAIGPLFVLLALFGGTRGLFEGWLKAVALFALVPPLAVLIGGGALSALSPLVADIAAAGAQPAPREVAVLFLGVCVYGVLMLMVLKTATTIIAGWRLPGAAAPGARGEAPGAAGLASAPAPAALAPAPAAAAGDDRIRRMLAALPAPVDGTAASPGAGGGGRATVTRIVASGGEAARPLHPQDRRGDRIGSRFRAPPASLPKGHVS
- a CDS encoding TrbG/VirB9 family P-type conjugative transfer protein produces the protein MTAPRMLFALGLAASAPAWADPRIATHFYQPSEVVVIHGRGDTQSTIAFAPDERIENVAVGDSVGWQVAPNKRADLLFLKPTRPGARTNMTVVTDQRTYLFDLVAAPRQPPLYMLRFTYPAPPPRPAPPVVAAPTPAAPAVAAVAPPPDPATFDFAWTMRGDRALLPARLFDDGRSTYLAWPRDTPLPAILTADERGGEGPVNYTTRGDVIIVDGVPARLVLRAGRKMATLTPQRSDPPGDAGVAAPPPGARVAMNPPGPGRPFAHVLDGRP
- a CDS encoding TrbI/VirB10 family protein, which codes for MISPTPTRLVLQPIGEDDPRTMLDDRALVRASTNAFPIVARHQRRRDSAGLLAGGGGALLLGLLTFWSMSGHRHPAPPPAPPRALPAAAPLAPSFAPPPPAVEAAPRGLLMPAVPPMSPAPLTPPAPAPLLVFDAGAPLPATTPGAPAHAATSPLAPGGGENDQFAARVGGTAETATAQPLANPATTVTQGTLIPAVLETAIDTDLPGYVRAVVSRDVKSFDGSQVLIPRSSRLIGQYKSGLSAGQSRAYVIWSRLIRPDGASVALGSPAVDFSGTSGLAGKVNSHFMQRFGAAALLTVIGGLSAVGSPAVVLSGGTSAAGVAAQGTSQIPPTVRVAQGQPIRVFTARDLDFSTVATAPAGDPS
- the virB11 gene encoding P-type DNA transfer ATPase VirB11, with product MTAPLRAVDGSGVFLDAYLAPFRPWLEREDVTEILVNRPGEAWIEAAGAPDMLRVALPEIDDRHLQRLAEQVARVSHQGVNRGSPLLGATMPDGARVQFVAPTATRAHWAMAIRRHRMVELPLDAYAQGALAAIAAPTPPDPQDDPIGYLRHAVQTRQTILVSGGTSTGKTTFLNALLAEVPARERVILVEDTPEIRLRSANGLGLVAVKGDLGEARVTTEDLLQAALRLRPDRIVLGEIRGREAVSFLRAINTGHPGSFTTIHANSAEGALEQLALMVMQAGLGLGRADTLAYARSMIDLVVQLDRAGGRRRIAAITPTRDRPGPP
- a CDS encoding outer membrane protein — encoded protein: MRGIFIAGLFSTLLIPAAADAQLARFRGFRIEGNIGADRFKAEGDKNTKLGYGGAAGFDGVLADKIVVGVEGSYWRPNKGTRDCASFGGGTLCQSSSHELGAAVRVGYLITPALLVFGKGGYVNDTQRNSFAADNGLFYVNGAIVGPGYAARTHGSTDGYQAGGGVEFSLTPMFYVSGQYVYSRYDDHTSRQRALAGVGLRFR